From Streptomyces sp. NBC_01460, a single genomic window includes:
- a CDS encoding phosphoketolase family protein — MTDARTPPALSDTEVAALDAHWRAANYLAVGQIYLMANPLLEEPLAPEHIKPRLLGHWGTSPGLNLVHTHLNRVVKERNRQALCVWGPGHGGPAVLANSWLEGSYEETYPDVGRDRAGMGALFKQFSFPGGVPSHVAPETPGSIHEGGELGYSLAHAYGAAFDHPDLLVACVVGDGEAETGPLATSWHSNKFLDPVHDGAVLPILHLNGYKIANPTVLARLPEDELDALLRGYGHEPLHVEGDDPAAVHRAMAAAMDVALDRIGEYQRAARAGGASTRPRWPMIVLRTPKGWTGPEDVDGLPVENTWRAHQVPLPGVRDNADHLRQLEEWMRSYRPQELFDSEGRPTAQVLEYVPEGPARLGSTPYANGGLLLRDLPLPPLERHAVRVDRPGTVLHEPTRILGGLLQDVMAATAGRRDFRVVGPDETESNRLGALYGATGKAWQAEILPTDEHLSRDGRVMEVLSEHLCQGWLEGYLLTGRHGLFSSYEAFAHIVDSMVNQHIKWLRTSRRLHWRAPVASLNYLLTSHVWRQDHNGFSHQDPGFVDHILNKSPEVVRVYLPPDTNTLLSTADHVLRSRDYVNVIVAGKQPGFDWLTLDEARAHCARGAGVWEWAGTEDGSREPDVVLACAGDVPTLETMAAAGLLRRHLPELAVRVVNVVDMTRLLPHDEHPHGMPDAEFDSLFTRDKPVIFAYHGYPWLVHRLAYRRAGHAHLHVRGYKEEGTTTTPFDMVVRNDLDRYRLVMDVVDRVPGLGVRAVAVRQAMADARTRHHDWIREHGTDLPEVADWSWEG, encoded by the coding sequence ATGACCGACGCCCGCACACCGCCCGCGCTCTCCGACACCGAGGTCGCGGCGCTCGACGCGCACTGGCGGGCCGCCAACTACCTGGCGGTCGGCCAGATCTACCTGATGGCCAACCCGCTCCTGGAGGAGCCCCTGGCCCCCGAGCACATCAAACCCCGGCTGCTCGGCCACTGGGGCACCTCACCCGGGCTGAACCTGGTCCACACCCATCTCAACCGGGTGGTCAAGGAACGGAACCGGCAGGCGCTCTGCGTCTGGGGGCCCGGCCACGGCGGCCCCGCCGTCCTCGCCAACTCCTGGCTGGAGGGCAGTTACGAGGAGACGTATCCCGACGTCGGCCGCGACCGCGCCGGCATGGGCGCCCTGTTCAAGCAGTTCTCCTTCCCCGGCGGTGTGCCCAGCCACGTCGCCCCGGAGACCCCGGGCTCCATCCACGAGGGCGGCGAGCTGGGCTACTCGCTCGCCCACGCCTACGGCGCCGCCTTCGACCACCCCGACCTCCTCGTCGCCTGCGTCGTCGGGGACGGAGAGGCGGAGACCGGGCCCCTCGCCACGTCCTGGCACTCCAACAAATTCCTCGACCCCGTGCACGACGGAGCCGTCCTGCCGATCCTCCACCTCAACGGGTACAAGATCGCGAACCCGACGGTGCTCGCACGGCTGCCCGAGGACGAACTCGACGCGCTCCTGCGCGGATACGGCCACGAACCCCTCCACGTCGAGGGGGACGACCCCGCCGCGGTCCACCGCGCCATGGCCGCCGCCATGGACGTCGCCCTGGACCGCATCGGGGAGTACCAGCGCGCGGCCCGCGCCGGCGGCGCGTCCACGCGTCCCCGCTGGCCGATGATCGTGCTGCGCACCCCCAAGGGCTGGACCGGGCCCGAGGACGTCGACGGACTGCCCGTCGAGAACACCTGGCGCGCCCACCAGGTCCCGCTGCCCGGTGTCCGGGACAACGCCGACCACCTGCGCCAGCTCGAGGAGTGGATGCGGTCCTACCGGCCGCAGGAGCTCTTCGACTCCGAGGGACGGCCCACCGCGCAGGTCCTGGAGTACGTCCCCGAGGGTCCGGCGCGGCTCGGATCGACGCCGTACGCCAACGGCGGGCTGCTCCTGCGGGATCTGCCGCTCCCTCCCCTCGAGCGGCACGCCGTGCGGGTCGACAGGCCGGGGACGGTCCTGCACGAACCCACCCGGATCCTGGGCGGGCTGCTCCAGGACGTCATGGCGGCCACCGCCGGCCGCAGGGACTTCCGGGTCGTGGGCCCCGACGAGACCGAGTCCAACCGCCTGGGCGCGCTCTACGGGGCGACCGGCAAGGCGTGGCAGGCGGAGATCCTCCCGACGGACGAGCACCTGTCCCGTGACGGCCGGGTGATGGAAGTCCTCTCCGAACACCTCTGCCAGGGCTGGCTGGAGGGATACCTCCTCACCGGACGGCACGGCCTGTTCTCCTCGTACGAGGCCTTCGCCCACATCGTCGACTCGATGGTCAACCAGCACATCAAGTGGCTGCGCACCTCGCGCCGGCTGCACTGGCGCGCGCCCGTCGCCTCGCTGAACTACCTGCTCACCTCGCACGTCTGGCGTCAGGACCACAACGGCTTCTCGCACCAGGACCCCGGGTTCGTCGACCACATCCTCAACAAGAGCCCCGAGGTCGTCCGGGTCTACCTGCCGCCGGACACCAACACCCTGCTGTCCACCGCCGACCACGTGCTGCGCAGCCGCGACTACGTCAACGTGATCGTCGCCGGCAAGCAGCCCGGCTTCGACTGGCTCACCCTCGACGAGGCGCGCGCGCACTGCGCCCGGGGCGCCGGTGTGTGGGAATGGGCCGGCACCGAGGACGGCAGCCGCGAGCCCGACGTGGTGCTGGCGTGCGCCGGGGACGTACCCACGCTGGAGACGATGGCGGCGGCCGGGCTGCTGCGGCGTCACCTCCCGGAGCTGGCCGTGCGCGTGGTCAACGTCGTCGACATGACCCGGCTGCTGCCGCACGACGAGCATCCGCACGGCATGCCCGACGCGGAGTTCGACTCCCTGTTCACACGGGACAAGCCGGTGATCTTCGCCTACCACGGCTATCCCTGGCTGGTGCACCGGCTCGCGTACCGGCGTGCGGGCCACGCCCATCTGCACGTCCGGGGCTACAAGGAGGAGGGGACCACCACCACACCGTTCGACATGGTGGTCCGCAACGACCTCGACCGCTACCGGCTGGTCATGGACGTGGTCGACCGGGTGCCCGGACTGGGGGTCCGTGCCGTGGCGGTGCGGCAGGCGATGGCGGATGCCCGCACCCGCCACCACGACTGGATCCGGGAGCACGGCACGGACCTGCCCGAGGTGGCCGACTGGTCCTGGGAGGGGTGA
- a CDS encoding endonuclease I family protein yields MSVRRRFYARPLLATAASIAVLTGVAATAPAATPTAADSASPAAALDDTYYQDALGKTGTALKSSLHTIISDQTRLSYSQVWDALKATDEDPANSSNVILLYTGRSQAKSGNGGDTGDWNREHVWAKSHGDFGTATGPGTDIHHLRPEDVQVNSIRGNKDFDNGGSAVSGAPGNYTDGDSFEPRDAVKGDVARMILYMAVRYEGDDAFADLEPNDSVSNGSAPNIGRLSVLKAWSQEDPPDSFEQNRNEVIFEQFQHNRNPFIDHPEWVEAIW; encoded by the coding sequence ATGTCCGTTCGCCGCCGTTTCTACGCGCGTCCACTACTCGCCACCGCCGCCTCGATCGCCGTACTCACCGGCGTGGCGGCCACCGCTCCCGCCGCCACCCCCACGGCCGCCGACTCCGCGTCGCCGGCCGCCGCGCTCGACGACACCTATTACCAGGACGCTCTGGGCAAGACCGGCACCGCGCTCAAGAGCTCGCTGCACACGATCATCAGCGACCAGACCAGGCTCTCCTACAGCCAGGTGTGGGACGCCCTGAAGGCCACCGACGAGGATCCGGCCAACTCGTCGAACGTGATCCTCCTCTACACCGGCCGCTCGCAGGCGAAGAGCGGGAACGGCGGCGACACCGGTGACTGGAACCGGGAGCACGTCTGGGCCAAGTCGCACGGCGACTTCGGTACCGCGACCGGACCCGGCACCGACATCCACCACCTGCGCCCCGAGGACGTCCAGGTCAACTCCATCCGCGGCAACAAGGACTTCGACAACGGCGGCAGCGCCGTCTCGGGGGCGCCCGGCAACTACACCGACGGCGACTCCTTCGAACCGCGTGACGCGGTCAAGGGTGACGTCGCCCGGATGATCCTCTACATGGCGGTGCGGTACGAGGGCGACGACGCCTTCGCCGACCTCGAGCCGAACGACAGCGTGAGCAACGGCTCGGCCCCGAACATCGGGCGGCTCTCCGTCCTGAAGGCGTGGAGCCAGGAGGACCCGCCGGACAGCTTCGAGCAGAACCGCAACGAGGTCATATTCGAGCAGTTCCAGCACAACCGGAACCCGTTCATCGACCACCCCGAGTGGGTCGAGGCCATCTGGTAG
- a CDS encoding methyltransferase, with protein sequence MNRLTTSQGEFDLARFPENPRDPLRAWDAADEYLLRRLEGAEGSEPIPLSGTVAVVGDRWGAITTVLAAHGPVQITDSYLARRATGANLARNGVAPDSVRILSVRDTPPDRVDLLLVRVPKSLALLEDQLHRLAPAVHAGTVVIGTGMVKEIHTSTLKLFERIIGPTRTSLAVKKARLIFCTPDPALPRTPSPWPYHYDLPDDVGAVSGRTVTNHAGIFCAERLDIGTRFFLKHLPQRSGPDRVVDLGCGNGVVGTSAALANPDAAVTFIDESYQAVASAEATFHDNAGPDAKADFLVGDAMEDVAPGSVDLVLTNPPFHSHQAVTDATARNMFHGARSALRQGGELWVVGNRHLGYHTQLRRIFGNCVTVAGDPKFVVLRAVKR encoded by the coding sequence ATGAACCGTTTGACGACGTCACAGGGCGAATTCGATCTCGCCCGCTTTCCCGAGAACCCGCGTGACCCGCTCCGTGCGTGGGACGCCGCCGACGAGTACCTGCTGCGCCGGCTGGAGGGGGCGGAGGGGAGCGAGCCGATCCCGCTCTCCGGCACCGTGGCCGTCGTCGGGGACCGCTGGGGCGCGATCACCACCGTGCTGGCCGCGCACGGCCCCGTGCAGATCACCGATTCGTACCTCGCCCGCCGGGCCACCGGGGCCAATCTCGCGCGCAACGGCGTGGCACCGGACTCGGTGCGCATCCTCTCCGTCCGCGACACGCCGCCGGACCGCGTCGACCTCCTGCTCGTACGGGTGCCCAAGAGCCTCGCGCTCCTGGAGGACCAGCTCCACCGGCTCGCGCCCGCCGTGCACGCCGGCACCGTCGTCATCGGCACCGGCATGGTCAAGGAGATCCACACCTCGACCCTCAAGCTGTTCGAGCGGATCATCGGCCCCACCCGCACCTCCCTCGCGGTGAAGAAGGCGCGGCTCATCTTCTGCACCCCGGATCCGGCCCTGCCCAGGACCCCCAGCCCGTGGCCGTACCACTACGACCTGCCCGACGACGTCGGCGCGGTCTCCGGCCGAACCGTCACCAACCACGCCGGGATCTTCTGCGCCGAACGCCTGGACATCGGCACCCGCTTCTTCCTGAAGCACCTCCCGCAGCGCTCGGGGCCCGACCGTGTCGTCGACCTCGGCTGCGGGAACGGCGTAGTGGGCACGTCCGCGGCCCTCGCCAACCCCGATGCCGCCGTCACCTTCATCGACGAGTCGTACCAGGCCGTCGCCTCCGCCGAGGCGACCTTCCACGACAACGCAGGGCCCGACGCCAAGGCCGACTTCCTGGTCGGCGACGCGATGGAGGACGTGGCCCCGGGGAGCGTGGACCTCGTCCTCACCAACCCGCCGTTCCACTCGCACCAGGCGGTCACCGACGCCACCGCCCGGAACATGTTCCACGGTGCGCGCTCCGCGCTGCGCCAGGGCGGGGAGCTGTGGGTCGTCGGCAACCGGCACCTCGGCTACCACACCCAGCTGCGCCGGATCTTCGGGAACTGCGTCACCGTCGCGGGCGACCCGAAGTTCGTCGTCCTGCGGGCCGTCAAGCGCTGA
- a CDS encoding DUF1269 domain-containing protein, producing the protein MSTLTVWKFRTAEGAENVETALKALQKEGLVRILDAAVVTWPAERSKPKTKQLLNLVGAGALSGTFWGMLFGLIFLMPLLGAAVGAAAGALGGRLADVGIDDEFIAEVKEKVTPGTSALFLLTMDEVPGRISESLPGGGAELLHSNLDTEREAKLREIFGDETE; encoded by the coding sequence ATGTCCACGCTCACTGTGTGGAAGTTCCGGACGGCCGAGGGCGCGGAGAACGTGGAGACGGCGCTGAAGGCCCTCCAGAAGGAGGGGCTGGTCAGGATCCTCGACGCCGCCGTCGTGACCTGGCCGGCCGAGCGCTCCAAGCCGAAGACGAAGCAGCTGCTCAACCTCGTCGGCGCCGGAGCGCTGAGCGGAACCTTCTGGGGGATGCTCTTCGGGCTCATCTTCCTGATGCCGCTGCTCGGCGCGGCCGTCGGCGCCGCGGCCGGGGCGCTCGGCGGACGGCTCGCCGACGTGGGCATCGACGACGAGTTCATCGCCGAGGTCAAGGAGAAGGTGACCCCGGGCACGTCGGCACTGTTCCTGCTCACCATGGACGAGGTCCCCGGCCGCATCAGCGAGTCGCTGCCCGGCGGCGGAGCCGAACTGCTGCACAGCAACCTCGACACGGAGCGCGAGGCCAAGCTCCGCGAGATCTTCGGCGACGAGACCGAATGA
- a CDS encoding NADP-dependent succinic semialdehyde dehydrogenase, with the protein MPIATVNPANGETLRTFDALDEQETERRLAAAHRAFRGYRTTGFAERARLLNRAADLLDEDQRDIARTMTIEMGKPVKAARAEAAKCAKAMRWYAANAERLLADEHPDDTDVKDSGAARARVHYRPLGVVLAVMPWNFPLWQVMRFAAPALMAGNTGLLKHASNVPQTALYLEDLFTRAGFPAGCFQTLLIGSGAVEAVLRDPRVAAATLTGSEPAGRAVASVAGDEVKKTVLELGGSDPYLVLPSADVEKAAGTAVTARVQNNGQSCIAAKRFIVHADVYDAFAERFTAGMRALAVGDPLEESTDVGPLSSEQGRADLEELVEDALAQGATALCGGGRPEGLDRGWFYEPTVLTGITPDMRIHREETFGPVATLYRVADLDEAVELANDTPFGLSSNVWTRDEGEMDRCVRDLEAGGVFFNGMTASHPALPFGGVKRSGYGRELAGHGIREFCNATTVWYGPAPDAH; encoded by the coding sequence ATGCCCATCGCGACGGTCAACCCCGCGAACGGCGAGACACTCAGGACGTTCGACGCCCTGGACGAACAGGAGACGGAGCGCAGGCTCGCGGCCGCGCACCGGGCGTTCCGCGGCTACCGCACCACCGGCTTCGCCGAGCGCGCCCGCCTGCTGAACCGGGCGGCCGATCTCCTCGACGAGGACCAGCGGGACATCGCCCGCACCATGACCATCGAAATGGGCAAGCCGGTCAAGGCCGCACGCGCCGAGGCCGCCAAGTGCGCCAAGGCGATGCGCTGGTACGCGGCCAACGCCGAACGCCTGCTCGCCGACGAGCACCCCGACGACACCGACGTGAAGGACTCCGGTGCCGCGCGTGCCCGGGTCCACTACCGGCCGCTGGGCGTCGTCCTCGCCGTGATGCCGTGGAACTTCCCGCTCTGGCAGGTCATGCGCTTCGCCGCCCCCGCCCTCATGGCGGGCAACACCGGTCTCCTCAAGCACGCGTCCAACGTGCCGCAGACGGCCCTCTACCTCGAGGACCTGTTCACCAGGGCCGGATTCCCCGCCGGCTGCTTCCAGACGCTCCTCATCGGCTCCGGCGCCGTCGAGGCGGTCCTGCGCGACCCCCGGGTCGCCGCGGCGACACTCACCGGCAGCGAGCCGGCCGGCCGCGCCGTCGCCTCCGTCGCCGGTGACGAGGTGAAGAAGACCGTGCTGGAACTCGGCGGCAGCGACCCCTACCTCGTCCTGCCCTCGGCCGACGTCGAGAAGGCCGCCGGGACGGCCGTGACCGCCCGCGTCCAGAACAACGGCCAGTCCTGCATCGCGGCCAAGCGCTTCATCGTCCACGCCGACGTGTACGACGCGTTCGCCGAGCGGTTCACCGCAGGGATGCGCGCCCTGGCCGTCGGCGACCCCCTGGAGGAGTCCACCGACGTCGGACCGCTCTCCAGCGAACAGGGCCGCGCCGACCTGGAGGAGCTGGTCGAGGACGCCCTCGCCCAGGGCGCCACCGCACTGTGCGGCGGCGGCCGGCCCGAGGGGCTGGACCGCGGCTGGTTCTACGAGCCCACGGTGCTCACCGGAATCACCCCGGACATGCGCATCCACCGCGAGGAGACCTTCGGCCCGGTCGCGACGCTCTACCGCGTGGCGGACCTGGACGAGGCCGTGGAGCTGGCCAACGACACCCCGTTCGGGCTCAGCTCCAACGTCTGGACACGTGACGAGGGGGAGATGGACCGCTGCGTGCGCGACCTGGAGGCCGGCGGAGTCTTCTTCAACGGCATGACGGCGTCCCACCCCGCACTGCCGTTCGGCGGGGTGAAGCGCTCCGGCTACGGGCGGGAACTGGCGGGCCACGGCATCCGCGAGTTCTGCAACGCCACCACCGTCTGGTACGGACCCGCCCCCGACGCACACTGA
- a CDS encoding baeRF3 domain-containing protein: MDTDALTPDLLQTLRATRPYPALSLTMPTHRRAPDNAQDVVRLRNLVAEAGNRLDADPRVTAEARAAVKAQLDRAVAEVDQRRALESLVVLADTDEYQIWQLPRTAPARVVLSDSYLTRNLVAAKAGAQLFWVLTLSAEHASLFSGTNDGLRPETRDGFPLTAPHEAPNPQREERIGDTPSTYSSEDARNFLRTVDEKLRAVLAADPRPLFVVGLPPALSLLDEVGESAKSAVGRVAKGTTAETTVPELLKELDPALEGWREQAAARIRERLDNAHSSRSFAGGLDEVWQAVREGRAGLVAVEEHFEQTVRVTDGHLEPVGADVTSATDGQVREDIVDELVEAALDNGCEVAFVADDSLAGHGRLAAVLRF; this comes from the coding sequence ATGGATACGGACGCCCTGACGCCGGACCTGTTGCAGACACTTCGCGCGACCAGGCCCTATCCGGCCCTGTCCCTGACGATGCCGACCCACCGCCGCGCGCCGGACAACGCCCAGGACGTCGTGCGCCTGCGGAACCTCGTGGCCGAGGCGGGCAACCGGCTGGACGCCGATCCCCGCGTGACCGCCGAGGCCCGGGCCGCGGTGAAGGCACAGCTCGACCGCGCGGTGGCCGAGGTGGACCAGCGCCGAGCCCTGGAGTCCCTCGTCGTCCTCGCCGACACGGACGAGTACCAGATCTGGCAACTGCCGCGCACGGCCCCCGCACGCGTGGTCCTCAGCGACAGCTACCTCACCCGCAACCTGGTCGCGGCCAAGGCCGGAGCGCAGCTGTTCTGGGTCCTCACCCTCTCCGCGGAGCACGCCTCCCTCTTCTCGGGCACGAACGACGGGCTGCGCCCCGAGACGAGGGACGGGTTCCCGCTCACCGCCCCGCACGAGGCGCCCAACCCGCAGCGCGAGGAGCGGATCGGCGACACCCCGAGCACCTACAGCAGCGAGGACGCCCGCAACTTCCTGCGCACGGTCGACGAGAAGCTGCGCGCGGTCCTGGCGGCGGACCCGCGCCCGCTGTTCGTGGTCGGGCTCCCGCCCGCGCTCTCCCTTCTCGACGAGGTCGGCGAGAGCGCGAAGTCCGCCGTCGGGAGGGTCGCGAAGGGGACGACCGCGGAGACGACCGTGCCCGAGCTGCTCAAGGAGCTGGACCCGGCCCTGGAGGGCTGGCGCGAGCAGGCGGCCGCCCGGATCCGGGAAAGGCTCGACAACGCCCACAGCAGCCGCTCGTTCGCCGGCGGACTGGACGAGGTGTGGCAGGCCGTACGGGAGGGCCGGGCGGGCCTGGTCGCGGTCGAGGAGCACTTCGAGCAGACGGTCAGGGTCACGGACGGACACCTGGAGCCGGTGGGCGCCGACGTCACATCGGCCACGGACGGCCAGGTCCGCGAGGACATCGTCGACGAACTCGTCGAAGCGGCGCTGGACAACGGCTGCGAGGTGGCGTTCGTCGCCGACGACTCCCTCGCGGGCCACGGGCGGCTCGCGGCGGTTCTTCGCTTCTGA
- a CDS encoding ATP-binding protein — MTVPLDRHYLVELQVSAERISQLRRIVAAHLRHWSLDLHVRPVCRAAEELLTNVQRHVGDDRHCVVELRWTGRHLTVSVADDDARMPRLLDGGGGGLSRVMALSDSWGTCRTADGKVVWFTRYAETPCTTGLLPRTPLPGGLTFLGGPAEDGTRTGGTTPVAELV, encoded by the coding sequence ATGACCGTTCCACTCGACCGGCACTATCTGGTCGAACTGCAGGTGTCGGCAGAGCGCATTTCCCAGTTGCGGCGCATAGTCGCCGCACACCTTCGTCACTGGAGTCTCGACCTGCACGTCCGGCCCGTGTGCCGGGCCGCGGAAGAGCTGCTGACGAACGTCCAGCGACACGTCGGCGACGACCGGCACTGTGTCGTCGAACTCCGCTGGACCGGCCGGCACCTGACGGTGTCCGTGGCCGACGACGACGCCCGGATGCCCCGGCTCCTCGACGGCGGTGGCGGCGGCCTGAGCCGTGTCATGGCCCTGAGCGACAGCTGGGGCACCTGCCGCACCGCCGACGGCAAGGTCGTCTGGTTCACGCGCTACGCCGAGACGCCGTGCACCACCGGGCTGCTCCCGCGTACGCCGCTCCCCGGCGGCCTCACGTTCCTCGGCGGCCCGGCCGAGGACGGCACGAGGACCGGCGGGACCACGCCGGTGGCCGAACTGGTGTGA
- the glsA gene encoding glutaminase A, with amino-acid sequence MSASEAVTDALRDLHLRFAGVRDGRRADYIPELAGSDPDDFGLALVSMDGHTYSAGAADTPFTLQSVSKPFVYALALASLGLDEVGRWVGAEPSGEAFNAISLEPRTGRPANAMVNAGAIVTTALVPGGREVPAFDRILTCLSRFAGRKLDVDEEVYASEAATGDRNRALAYLIRSTGTLPVDPVAAVDTYFRQCAVRTTAVDLAVMAATLAYGGVNPVTGERVVSPEVAAQVLAVMATCGMYDASGEWLLKVGLPAKSGVSGGLIAAGPARFGLASYSPLLDTAGTSVRGHAALGALSERLGLHLMRNPALPGSTVTLVTTADVLPSAPTGRHERALRERVGVVAAQGALDFTAAERVLYALDEAGPERAVSVVLDLREVTGVDSVALELLHAGLSRLAREGRSAAVVDPGDRLGPPDLVRERTGQDLPRFGTPEEAAAHCAEVMAGPG; translated from the coding sequence GTGAGCGCGTCCGAGGCCGTCACGGACGCGCTGCGCGATCTCCACCTCCGTTTCGCGGGAGTGCGCGACGGGCGGCGGGCCGACTACATCCCGGAGCTGGCCGGGTCCGATCCCGACGACTTCGGACTCGCCCTGGTCAGCATGGACGGGCACACCTACAGCGCGGGCGCGGCGGACACCCCCTTCACCCTGCAGTCGGTGTCCAAGCCGTTCGTCTACGCCCTCGCGCTGGCCTCGCTCGGCCTCGACGAGGTGGGCCGCTGGGTGGGCGCCGAACCGAGCGGTGAGGCGTTCAACGCCATCAGCCTGGAGCCCCGTACCGGCCGGCCCGCCAACGCGATGGTCAACGCCGGCGCGATCGTCACCACCGCCCTGGTCCCCGGCGGCCGCGAGGTCCCCGCCTTCGACCGCATCCTGACCTGCCTCAGCCGGTTCGCCGGGCGGAAGCTGGACGTCGACGAGGAGGTGTACGCCTCCGAGGCGGCGACCGGCGACCGCAACCGGGCGCTCGCCTACCTGATCCGCAGCACGGGGACGCTGCCCGTCGATCCGGTCGCCGCGGTGGACACCTACTTCCGGCAGTGCGCGGTGCGGACCACCGCCGTCGATCTCGCGGTGATGGCCGCCACCTTGGCGTACGGCGGCGTCAATCCGGTCACCGGGGAGCGGGTCGTGTCCCCCGAGGTCGCGGCGCAGGTCCTCGCGGTCATGGCCACCTGCGGGATGTACGACGCCTCGGGCGAGTGGCTGCTGAAGGTCGGGCTGCCCGCCAAGAGCGGGGTGTCGGGTGGTCTGATCGCCGCCGGGCCGGCCCGCTTCGGCCTGGCCTCCTACAGCCCTCTGCTGGACACGGCGGGGACCTCCGTGCGCGGCCACGCGGCGCTCGGGGCGCTCTCGGAACGCCTGGGGCTCCACCTCATGAGGAATCCTGCGCTGCCGGGCTCCACCGTCACGCTCGTCACCACCGCCGACGTACTGCCCTCGGCGCCGACCGGCCGGCACGAGCGCGCCCTGCGGGAGCGCGTGGGTGTCGTCGCGGCCCAGGGCGCCCTCGACTTCACCGCCGCCGAGCGCGTGCTGTACGCCCTCGACGAGGCGGGTCCCGAGCGGGCCGTCTCCGTGGTGCTCGACCTGCGCGAGGTGACCGGCGTCGATTCCGTCGCCCTCGAGCTGCTGCACGCCGGTCTGTCCCGGCTGGCCCGTGAGGGGCGGAGTGCCGCCGTCGTCGATCCCGGCGACCGCCTGGGTCCGCCGGACCTGGTCCGGGAGCGGACCGGCCAGGACCTGCCGCGCTTCGGCACCCCCGAGGAGGCCGCGGCGCACTGCGCGGAGGTCATGGCCGGTCCGGGATGA